The Agromyces sp. G08B096 DNA window CCGCTCACGGCCGAGGTCATCACGAGTGACGACGCCGAACGCCTCGCCCGGCGCTTCAAGGCCCTCGGCGACCCGACGAGGCTGCGCCTGCTCTCGATCGTCGCGGCGTCTGCGGGGCAGGAGGCCTGCGTCTGCGATCTCGTCGACCCCGTGGGCCTCAGCCAGCCGACCGTCTCGCACCACCTGAAGCAGCTCATGGACGCCGGCTTCCTCACCCGCACCCGCCGCGGCTCCTGGGCGTACTACCGACTCGTGCCCGGCTCCCTCGACGGCGTCGCGAGCGCGTTGCTGCCCGCCGGCGCCGTGAGCGGCGCCGCTGCAGCCCTCGCTGGCGCACCGGCGGCCGTGTAGCGAATCCCGCCGACGCGCGTCAACGCCCGCCGCCCGCTGCGGGCTGCGCGTTACCGTGATGCCGTGGGGCTTCGGATCGGTCATGGCGCGCGCAGCGCGCGGTGGCCCGGTCGTCGGCGGATCACGACCGCCCTCGTCATGGGGGCGTGCGCCCTCGTCCTCGCCGGATGCGCGCCGCTGTCGCAGACGATGACGGATGCCGCGGCGCAGGGCCGCTCTGCGGTGGAGACCGCGAGCCTGGCGCTGGAACTCGAGCAGCACGGCCGCGCGCTCTTCGGCGTCTCCGCGACCGCGTTCGACGACGCGGAGCGCGAGCTGTCGGATGCCGCCCGCACCGTCTCGGAGGCCGACGTCGCCACCGACGAGGAGCGGACGCTCCGCGCGGAGACACGGGACGCGATCCGTGCGGGCCTCGACGCGGTCGACGCGGCGCGCGAGTCGATGCAGGGCCTCGTCGATGCGGATGCCGCGGCGGACGCCCTCGAGGCCGCGTCGGCGCGACTCAACGCGTTGGTGCAGGCGGGTGAGGGCTGATGGCGACGAAGTCGGGCGCCACCAAGATCTTCGCCGTCGCCCTCGGCATCCTCACCGCCATCGGCGGGTTCGTCGACATCGGCGACCTCGTGACGAACGCGGTGGTCGGCTCGCGCTTCGGTCTGGGGCTCGTGTGGGTCGTGATCGTCGGCGTCGTGGGCATCTGCGTGTACGCCCAGATGGCCGGCCGGGTCGCCGCGGTGAGCGGGCGGGCGACGTTCGAGATCGTGCGCGAACGGCTGGGGCCGCGCGCAGCGCTGGCGAACCTCACGGGCTCGTTCCTCATCAACCTGCTGACGGTGACGGCGGAGATCGGCGGCATCGCCCTCACGCTGCAGCTCGCGTCGAGCCTGCCGCCCGCGGTGTGGATCCCGCTGGCGATGTTCGGCGTCTGGATCGCCGTGTGGCGGGCGAAGTTCTCGTTCCTCGAGAACACCACCGGCCTGCTCGGGCTGACCCTCGTCGTCTTCCTCGTCGCCGTGTTCCTGCTCGGTCCGGACTGGGGCGACCTCGGCGGCCAGCTCGTGCCGCACGTGCCGCAGGGCGAGACCATCGCCACGTACGCGTTCTACGCCATCGCGCTCTTCGGCGCCGCGATGACGCCGTACGAGGTGTTCTTCTTCTCGTCGGGAGCGATCGAGGACGGCTGGACGGCGAAGGACCTCGCCCAGTCGAAGGCGAACGTCTTCGTCGGCTTCCCGCTCGGCGGCCTCCTCTCGATCGCGATCGCCGCGTGCGCGACGATCGTGCTGCTGCCGCGCGACATCGAGGTGACGAGCCCCCCCAGGTCGTCCTGCCCGTCGCCGACGCCGGCGGCGTGATCGCCCTCTGTTTCGTGCTCGTCGGCATCCTCGCCGCGACGTTCGGGGCGGCGCTCGAGACGACGCTGTCGTCGGGCTACACGCTCGCGCAGTTCTTCGGCTGGTCGTGGGGCAAGTTCCGCCGCCCGGCGGACGCGTCGCGCTTCCACCTGTCGATGATCGTGTGCATCCTCGTCGCGGGAGGCATCCTCGCCACGGGCGTCGACCCGATCCAGGTGACGGAGTTCTCGGTCGTCTTCTCCGCGGTGGCCCTGCCGCTGACGTACCTGCCGATCCTGCTCATCGCCAACGACCGGGAGTACATGGGCGAGCACGTGAACGGCCGGGGCATGAATGCGATCGCGCTCGTGTTGCTCGTGATCATCCTGATCGCGTCGCTCGCGGCGATCCCGCTCATGATCATCACGGGGGCGGGCGCATGAGCGGAACGGGCGAGCGCACGGGGGCCGGCCGCGGCGGGCAGGCCGGGCCCGGCCGGGTGCTCGACGCGACCCTGCACCTGCTCGACCGGCAGCTGCTCGACCGCGACGGCACCCCCATCACCACGGTCGACGACCTCGAGCTCTCCGACGACCTCGTGTTCGGCGAGCCCATCGATCACCGCCGGCCCGCTCCGGTGATCACGTCGATCCTCACCGGCCCCGTGCTCGCGACCCGCATCTTCGGCGGCCGGCCGCCGTCGTCCCGCTGGGCGCGCATCCCGTGGCGCCTGGTCGCCGAGGTCGGCGTGGTCCTCCGACTCGGCTCGGTCGGCACCGAACTGGATGCCGCGTGGACCGAGCGCTGGGTCCGCGACCGCATCATCGCCCGCATCCCGGGCGGCCGGCACGACCCGGAGGGCTCGTCATGATCCTCGGCGACCTGCTCGGACTGCCCGTGTTCGACGCCGCCGGCGAACGGCTCGGATTCCTCATCGACGTGCGCTTCGTGCTCGACGGGGCCGTCCGCCCCGACGCGGCCCTCGCGGAGGCGCGGATCGCGGGCTTCGTCGTCTCGCCTCGCACCCGTTCGTCGTACTGGGGCTACGAGCGCACCGAGCAGACGGCGCCCGCCCTGATCGCCCGGTTCCTGGCGAGACGCCACCGCGGCACCTTCCTCGTGCCATGGGCGTCGGTGGCCCGCGTCGATCGCGACGCGGTCCATCTCGTTCCGGAGCACGAGGCGCTCGACCCGGCGCTCTGACGGCGGCCGCTCAGCGCAGCTTTCCACGGCACGGCGCGTCCGCCTCACCCGCTCACCGCGGCGCGAAGGCGAGGTCGATCAGCTCCCGCGCCCGGTGTGCGGCGGTGAGCCGGTCGGGGTCGTCGGTGTGCGCGGCGAGCTCGGCGAGCATCGTGACCACGAGGAGCACATCGCGCGAGGTGATGTGCTCGCCCACCCGGCCGGCCGCGTGCTCGCGGGCGAGCACCCGGTCGGCGATCGCCGCGAGCCGCACGCCGAAGTGCTCGACGCGTACGTCGTGGCGTTCCGACCAGATCAGGTCGATGAGTGCGGTGGAGACGACGGCCTGGCCGATGATCGCGTCGAGCAGGTCGTCGAGGGTGGCCTCGGGCGATGCGACGGATGCCTCGAGCTCGTCGAGGTTCTCGTCGAACACGGCGATCGCGAGCGAGAGCCGGTCGGGGAAGTGCCGGTAGAGGCTGCCCTGCCCCACACCGGCTTTCTTCGCGATCGAGTTGAAGGGGGCCTGCAGCCCGTCGGCGGCGAACACCTCGCGCGCCGCGGCGATGAGGGCGCGCCGGTTCTCGGGGCCGGCGCTCGGCCCTCGGTTGGGTCTGCGGGGGGCCGCGGCACCCTTCCCACGCTCGGGCATGGGTGCTAGCGTACTACCGGACAATGATGTCCGGTGCAAGCCCCGAGGCCGCCACCGCGGCACCGCACCCCTGAAAGAAGAAGGAACCACCCGCATGACCCCGAAGACCCTCACCGGCGACGACTCGATCAAGACCTGGCTCGAGCACCCCGTCGGCGGCCCCATCGTCCGCGACCTGCTCGCCCAGGCGGGGCAGAGCCCCGACGCCCTGCGTCCGGTCAGCCGGCTGGCGCTGAAGCGCCTCATCAAGCTCAGCAAGGGCCAGTTCAGCCAGGAGATGGTCGACGACCTGGTCGCGCGCGCTGCGGCGGGCGACGTGCCGGCCGGCGCGGCGACGGATGCCTCGGCCGAGGCATCCGCGTCGACCGACGACGCCGCCGAGCCCGCTGCCACCGAGGAGGCCGCGCCCGCCGGGGTCGAGCGCCCCGAGTGGGTGGAGCGGCTCGACCAGGGCCGGTTCGCCGGCAAGACCGTCATCGTGACGGGCGCGGGGTCCGGCATCGGCCGCGCGACGGCCTCGCGCATCGCGCGCGAGGGCGGCCGCGTGATCGCGGTCGACGTGTCGCAGGAGCGCCTCGACGAGTTCGCCGCCGACCACGCCGGTGCCGAGGTCGTGACGCTCGTGGCCGACATCACCGACGACGCCGCGGTCGCCCGCATCGTCGAGGCGGCGGGCGAGCGCATCGACGGCCTCGCGAACATCGCCGGGATCATGGACGACATGACGCCCGTCGGCGAGCTCACCGACGCCGTCTGGCAGCGCGTCATGCGGGTGAACGTCGACGGCACGATGAAGCTCATGCGGGCGGTCGTGCCGACGATGGTCGCCCAGGGCACCGGCTCGATCGTGAACACCGCGTCCGAGGCCGCGCTCCGCGGCTCGGCCGCTGGCGTCGCGTACACCACGTCGAAGCACGCGGTGGTGGGGCTCACCAAGTCGACCGCGTTCATGTACGGGCCCAGCGGCCTGCGCGTGAACGCCGTCGCCCCCGGCCCGACGATCACCAACATCGAGGCGACGTTCGCGTCGCAGCTCGGCGCCGAGCGCGTGCAGCTCGCGATGACGATCCTGCCCGACGCCGCGGAGGCCGAGGCGCTCGCGGCATCCATCACCTTCCTGCTCTCCGACGACGGCGTGAACATCAACGGCGTGGTGCTCGCGTCCGATGGCGGGTGGTCGGCGGCGTAGCCTCCGACGCCTCCCGGCCGACTCCCGGGCGGGCCTGCTCATGTGAGCACGGCCCGCCCGTTCGTCACGTCCGGGGAGTAAGGTCGTCCCACCGCCGATCGATTTGGAGACTCGTGTCCCGTTTCCATCCCGACCTCGCCGTCGCCCGGTTCATCCCGAAGCTCTCGGTGTCGCGCGCCGTGCTGCCCCTCATGCGGCGCGAGCGGCCGAGGCTGCCCGAGCCCGCCGACGTGCGCATCCAGAACCTCACCGTGCCCGGCGCCCACGGCGGCGCCGACGTCGATCTCCGCATCTACGACCCCCGCGGCCGGAGCGAGGACTCCCCCGCGCTGCTGTGGCTCCACGGCGGCGGGTTCCTGCTCGGCGACCCCGAACAGGACGAGGCGTCGAGCATCGCGTTCGCACGCGAGCTCGGCATCCTCGTCGTGTCGGCCTGCTATCGGCTCGCGCCCGAGCACCCCGCACCCGCGGCCCTCGAAGACGCCTACTCCGCGCTCAGCTGGCTCTTCGCCGAGGCCGGTGCTCGCGGCGTCGATCCCGCGCGCATCGCCATCGGCGGCGCCTCCGCCGGCGGCGGGCTCGCGGCGGCGCTCGCCCAGGCCGCGCACGACCGCGGCGAGTTCCGACCGGCGTTCCAGCTGCTCGTCTACCCGATGCTCGACGACCGCACGGTGCTCCGCACCGACGTCGACACGCGCGGCGTCCGCGGCTGGACGCCGGCCAGCAACCGGTTCGCGTGGACCAGCTACCTCGGCGGCGCCCCCGGCCGACCCGAGGTACACCCGTACGCGGCACCCGCGCGCCGCGCCGACCTCACCGGCCTGCCGCCCGCCTGGATCGGCGTCGGCACGCTCGACCTGTTCCACGACGAGGACGTCGCCTACGCCCACCGCCTGCAGGACGCCGGGGTTCCGTGCGAACTCGTCATCGTCGACGGCGCATTCCACGGATTCGACGCGCTGCTCCGGAACGCCGGCGTCTCCCGGGCGTTCTGGAAGGCGCAGGCGGGCGCGCTCCGCGACGGGCTGCTCGCGGTGGGCTGACGGATGTCACCCGCCCGTGCCACGCTTGGCTGAGGCCCGACACGGAGGAGGCAGGCATGTGCGGCAGGTTCGTCGTCTCGCAGAAGGTCACCGACCTCACCGACGTCTTCGACGCCGAAGACGACTTCCCCGAGTGGGAGCCGAGCTTCAGCCTCGCCCCCACCGACGTCGTGCCGATCATCCGCGAGCGGCCGAAGGCCGAGACCGGCGAGTTCGTGCGGCGTCTCGAGCCGGCGGTGTGGAACTTCCGGCCCTCGTTCATGCGCGAGTCGAAGCGGCCGCAGTTCAACAGCCGCATCGAGACGGTCGCCACGAACGGCCTGTGGAAGAGCGCGTTCGCCTCCGGCCGGTGCATCGTGCCGATGCAGGGCTACTACGAGTGGACCGGCGAGCCCGGGCACAAGCAGGCGCACTTCCTGCACGGGCCCGACCAGCTCCTCGCGGCCGCCGGCATCGCCACGGCCCGCAAGCTTGAGGACGGCAGCTGGGAGGTCTCGACCTCGATCATCACGCGGGAAGCGAGGGATGCCTCCGGCGAGGTGCACGACCGCATGCCCGTCTACCTCCCGCTCGACGAGATCGACCGCTACCTCGACCCCGTGAAGCTCGACGCGGGCGGCATGCAGGCGATGGTCGACTTCCTGCTCGAGGCATCCGATCGCGTCGCGCCGACCATCACCGAGTACGAGGTCGATCCGCGGGTGAACAACCACCGCCGCATCGACCCCGGCGACCCGACGCTCATCGAGCCGCTCGAGCGCTGAGGCATCCATGAGCGACGGGACCCCGATGAGCTCACCCGTCTTCGTGCGGTCCGCACACGGCCGGTCGCACGGCCGGTTCCGGCGGGCGCGCCTCATCCCCCTGGAGGACGCCGCGAGTTGACGGCCGTCAGCGTCCGAGCGCCGCGAGGATGCGCGCGACGACCTCGCCCGGCTCGCCGAGGTTCTCCACCTGAACGCCCCGCTCCCCCTCGCCGAGCGGCTCGAGCGCGTCGAGCTGCGAGGTCAGCAGGCTCGCCGGCATGAAGTGCCCCCGTCGCGCGGCGAGCCGGTCGGCGAGCAGCTGCTCACTGCCCGACAGGTGCACGAACACGGGGTGCGCGTCGCCCGCCGCGGCCGCGATCCGGTCGCGATGCACGCGCTTCAGCGCGGAGCAGGCCATCACGACCGCGCGGCCGCCCGTGTGCTCCGCCCCGATCGACTCGCCGACGGCGTCGAGCCAGGGCCAGCGGTCGTCGTCGTCGAGCGGGACGCCGGCGGCCATCTTGCGGCGGTTGGCGTCGGGGTGCAGGTCGTCGGCGTCGAGGAACGCCGCGCCGATCGCGTCGGCGAGCGCGGCGCCGATGGTCGACTTGCCCGACCCCGAGACGCCCATGACGACGATCGCCTCCGGCCCGGCCATGCTCATCGCTCCTCCACGGGCCTCGCGCGGCCCCGTCCGATGCTGCCACATCCGCGGGCGGCTTCCGTCAACCCCTGTCACGACCCGATGCCCCGGCCTACGCTCGCAGCGATGAGGGGAGCCCGCCATGACCGCACGGGGAACCGGCCGATCGACGACCGAGGTCATCCACGACCATCTCGCCAGGCGGCTGGCCGGCGACATCGACGGAGACATCGAGGCGAACTACTCCGCCGACGTGGTGCTGCTCAGCCGTTCGGGTGAGTTCCGGGGGCCCGACGGGGTGCGCGACTCCGCGGCCGAACTCGCCGGCTGCTCGGGCCGGCCGAGTTCGCCTACCGGCACACCGTGATCTCGGGCGACTACGCCTTCCTCGTCTGGTCGGGCGACGCCGATGGCCGCAGCGCGATCGACGGCGCCGACAGCTTCGTCGTGCGCAACGGCCGCATCGTCATGCAGACGGTCCACTTCCGGATGACGGCCGAGGACGGCTGACCCGCGCCGCGAAGGCGAGCGACCGCGAGAGCAGCGCGTCGCGGTCGATGTCGCCTTCGAAGCGGTGCCCGGCTCCTTCGACGAGCACGAGCTCGACATCGCCGCCGACCGATTGGAGGGCATCGGCGAGCGCCCGGGCCTGCGACGGCGGCACGGTGTGGTCGGCCGTGCCGTTCACGATGAAGAACGGCGGCGGGGCATCCCCGGAGCGCCGGCGCGCCTGCCGCGCGGGGCTTGCGGCCTCCGCGAGGTCGGGCCGCTCCCCCACCGTCGCGCCGAACCATCTCGCCTCGCTGCAGTCGGGGTCGTCGGTTCGGCCGAGGAGCCGGGCGTGCTCGATGAAGTCCGTCGGGCCGTACCAGCTCACCACGCCCGCCGTCGCGGCGCCGTCGCGGAGGCCGGCGAGGGCGGCGAGCGTGGCGCCCGCGGACTCGCCCCAGAGCACGACACGCCCCGGGTCGATGCCGAGCTCCACCGCATGGTCCCGGAGCCAGGCGAGGGCCGCCACGATGTCGTCGACCTGGGCGGGGAACGTCGCCTCCCCGCTCAGCCGGTAGTCGACCGAGGCGACGGCGAAGCCGGCCGCGGCGATGCGGGCGAAGCCGTCGTCGATGTCGGGCCCGAACTCGCGCCGACTGCCCGACTGCCAGCCGCCGCCGTGGGCGTACACGACGAGCGGGAGCCGATCGCCGCCGGCCGGATCCGCCGGCAGGTGCAGGTCGAGCGCCAGCGGGCGGAAGCCCGGCCGCTCCGCGTAGACGAGGTCGCGCAGCACTCGCAGACCGGATGCCTCCGCGCCCGACGCCGGCCCGAGCACGGTGCTCACGAGCCGCTCGGCGGCACCGTCTTCGGCGGGCGCGCGGCTGAGCGCGCGGAGCACGAGCGGGCCGACCATGGCTTCGACGATCTCGGCGAGCGGCGCGTCGGGCCGGAGCTGGCCCGCCCGGCGTGCGGTCTCGAGACGAGCCGTGAGCAGCGATCCCGCGCCGATGCTGTCGCGCAGGCGGTCGCCGACCTCTTCGTTCTCGGTGGCCGCCGCGACGAGCGACCGGAGCAGGCTGGCGTTGCCGGGGTCGGCGAGGAAGTCGAAGAGCACGTCGAGCCACGCGGCGAGGTCGGCGCGCACGTCGCCGGTGTCTGCGGGCGTGAAGCGGTCGGGCAGGAGCATCCCCTCGAGGAGCGTCTCGGCCACGAGCGCGCTCTTCGACGGCCACCAGCGGTAGATCGTCTGCTTGCCGACGCCGGCCTCGGCGGCGATGCCCTCCATCGTGAGGTGGTCGTAGCCGCGGGCCGCGAACAGCGTGGCGGTCGCCCGGAGGATCGCGATCCGCGCCGCCTCGCTCCGCGCCGCACCGCGCCGTCCTGCCGCCATCCTCACATCCTACGTTCAGTCAACGAGACGCACCGTTGCGTATTCTTGGTCTGCCTTTCGGCGACGGCCGGAAGTAGGAAGGATCAGCACATGGCCGAACTGCTCTACCGGCTCGGGAAATTCGCGGCCCGCCGCGGCTGGGTGGTCGTCGCGTCGTGGGTCGTGGTCCTCGCCATCGCCGCCGGCGGCTTCCTCATCGGGTTCAAGGGACTCGCCACCAGCTTCGACATCCCCGGCACCGCCTCGGGCGAGGTCATCGAGGAGCTCGAGGGCGAGCTGCCCGACTTCGCCGGCGCCTCCGGCACCGTCGTCTTCGAGACGGTCGACGGCTCGCCGCTGTCCGACGAGCAGCAGGCGGCGATCAGCGATCTCGCAGACTCCGCGACCGGGCTTCCCGACGTCGCCGACGTCATCGACCCGTTCGAGACCGAGCAGGAGCGCGCCGACCGCCAGCAGGAGCTCGCCGACGGCCGCACCGAGCTGGAGAACGGTCGGGCCCAGCTCGACGCCGGGCAGGCGCAGCTCGACGCCGCTCGCGCCCAGGCCGCCGACGGGCAGGCCCAGCTCGACGCGGGTCAGGCGCAGCTCGACGCCGCGCGCGCCCAGGCCGAGGCGGCCGGCGCACCCGAGGAGCAGCTCGCCGCCCTCGACGCCCAGCAGGCCCAGCTCGACGCGCAGCAGGCCCAGCTCGACGCCGGTCAGGCGCAGCTCGACGCCGAGCAGGCGAAGCTCGACGAGGGCCGCGACGAGCTCGAGGCCAATGCCGAGCAGCTCGAACAGGGCGCCGAACTGCTCGCCCTCTCCGACGGCATCCGCGTCGTCTCCGAAGACGGCTCGACGGCCCTCGTGAACGTGGCCTTCACCGAGCCGAGACTCGAACTGCCCGAAGAGTCGAAGCAGGCCGTCATCGACCACTTCGAGTCCGAGCCGATCGACGGCGTCGAGGTCTCGTTCTCGACCGATATCGCCCAGGGCGTGCCGCAGATCGTCGGTGTCGGCGAGGTCGTCGGTGTGGTGTTCGCCGCGGTCGTGCTGCTCGTCATGCTCGGCTCGCTCATCGCCGCCTCGCTGCCGATCGTCACCGCCATCCTCGGCGTCGCGATCGCCGCACTCGGCACGCTCGCTTTCTCGGGTGTCGTGCAGATGGCCTCGGTCACGCCCATCCTCGGCGTGATGCTCGGCCTCGCGGTCGGCATCGACTACTCGCTGTTCATCATCAACCGGCATCGCAAGCAGCTGCTCCAGGGCGCCGAGCCGCACGAGTCGGTCGGGCTCGCCAACGGCACCGCCGGCAACGCCGTCGTGTTCGCCGGCGCCACCGTCATCGTCGCACTGCTCGCCCTGAACGTCACCGGCGTGCCGTTCCTCGGGCTCATGGGCACCGTCGGTGCCGTGGCCGTCGCGATCGCGGTGCTCATCGCGATCAGCCTCACCCCCGCCATCCTCGGTCTGCTCGGCACCCGGGTGCTCGGCCGGCGCGCCCGTGCGCGCATCGGCGAGGAACATCACGAAGACCTCGACGCGAAGCCGATGTCGACCTGGCGCGCCGTCGTCACCGTCGTCGCGACGGCCGCCGCGCTGCTCACCATCGCGATCCCGGCCCTGTCCATGCGAGTCGGCCTGCCCGACGGGTCATCCGAGCCGGTCGAGTCCGCGTCGTACCGGGCATTCGCCACCACCGAGGAGGCCCTCGGCGCGGGTGCCAACGGCCCGCTCCTCGTTGCGGCGACCCTGCCCGAGGACCTCGACGACGACGAGGTGCTCCAGGCGCAGCTCGACGTGGCGACGACCCTCGCCGACCTGGACGACGTGGTCGCGGTCGCCCCGATCGCCGTCTCCGACGACGGCACCCTCGCCGCGTTCCAGGTGGTACCGGCGGAGGGCCCGAACAGCCAGTCCACCGAACAGCTCGTCCGGGACATCCGCGCCCTGCCGCCGGTCGACGGCGATATCACGCTCGGCGTCGCAGGCCAGGCGGCGATCAACATCGACGTCTCGCAGAACCTCGCCGACGTCCTGCCGCTCTACCTCGTCGTGGTCGTGGGCCTGTCGCTGCTCATCATGATCCTGGTGTTCCGGTCGATCCTGGTGCCGCTCATCGCCACCGGCGGATTCATCCTGTCGCTGTTCGCCACCTTCGGCGCGGTGGTCGCCGTGTTCCAGTGGGGCTGGGGCGCCGACGCGCTCGGCATCCACACCGGGCCCATCCTGAGCTTCCTGCCGGTCATCCTCGTGGGCATCCTCTTCGGCCTCGCGATGGACTACCAGCTGTTCCTCGCCTCGGGCATGCGGGAGGCGTACGTGCACGGCGCGCCCGCCAGACTCGCGGTGGCCCGCGGCTTCCGCGCCGGCCGGTCGGTCGTGGTGGCCGCCGGGCTCATCATGATCTCGGTGTTCGGCGGATTCGTCTTCAGCGAGTCGACGATGATCCGGTCGATCGGCTTCGGCCTCGCGTTCGGCGTGCTGGTCGACGCGTTCGTCGTGCGGATGCTCCTCATGCCGGCCCTCATGCACCTGCTCGGCCGCTCGGCGTGGTGGCTGCCGAAGTGGCTCGACCGCATCATGCCCGACGTCGATGTGGAGGGCGCGGCGCTCGAGCGGCGCCACCACGTGGAGCCGACAGCTGCCCCCGCCGACGCCTCGACGGATGTCCCGCCGTCGGCCCGCCCCGGATTGTAGGCATCCCGGCGCCTGCGCGCCACCGGTTTCGCGGATCGAGCCCGCCCGGAAGCATTGAGCCGAGGGAAGGATTCACCGTGGGCGTCTTCGTGTACGAGAACCGCGACATCGAGGTCGACGACCGGGTGCTGGCGCACTTGCAGGTCGTGATCGTCGACAAGCTGCGCCGGAGGGAGTCGTTCCCCCTCACGCTCGACGACGATGGGCGCTCGGTGACGA harbors:
- a CDS encoding helix-turn-helix domain-containing protein, whose amino-acid sequence is MPERGKGAAAPRRPNRGPSAGPENRRALIAAAREVFAADGLQAPFNSIAKKAGVGQGSLYRHFPDRLSLAIAVFDENLDELEASVASPEATLDDLLDAIIGQAVVSTALIDLIWSERHDVRVEHFGVRLAAIADRVLAREHAAGRVGEHITSRDVLLVVTMLAELAAHTDDPDRLTAAHRARELIDLAFAPR
- a CDS encoding SOS response-associated peptidase yields the protein MCGRFVVSQKVTDLTDVFDAEDDFPEWEPSFSLAPTDVVPIIRERPKAETGEFVRRLEPAVWNFRPSFMRESKRPQFNSRIETVATNGLWKSAFASGRCIVPMQGYYEWTGEPGHKQAHFLHGPDQLLAAAGIATARKLEDGSWEVSTSIITREARDASGEVHDRMPVYLPLDEIDRYLDPVKLDAGGMQAMVDFLLEASDRVAPTITEYEVDPRVNNHRRIDPGDPTLIEPLER
- a CDS encoding alpha/beta hydrolase, which gives rise to MSRFHPDLAVARFIPKLSVSRAVLPLMRRERPRLPEPADVRIQNLTVPGAHGGADVDLRIYDPRGRSEDSPALLWLHGGGFLLGDPEQDEASSIAFARELGILVVSACYRLAPEHPAPAALEDAYSALSWLFAEAGARGVDPARIAIGGASAGGGLAAALAQAAHDRGEFRPAFQLLVYPMLDDRTVLRTDVDTRGVRGWTPASNRFAWTSYLGGAPGRPEVHPYAAPARRADLTGLPPAWIGVGTLDLFHDEDVAYAHRLQDAGVPCELVIVDGAFHGFDALLRNAGVSRAFWKAQAGALRDGLLAVG
- a CDS encoding divalent metal cation transporter encodes the protein MATKSGATKIFAVALGILTAIGGFVDIGDLVTNAVVGSRFGLGLVWVVIVGVVGICVYAQMAGRVAAVSGRATFEIVRERLGPRAALANLTGSFLINLLTVTAEIGGIALTLQLASSLPPAVWIPLAMFGVWIAVWRAKFSFLENTTGLLGLTLVVFLVAVFLLGPDWGDLGGQLVPHVPQGETIATYAFYAIALFGAAMTPYEVFFFSSGAIEDGWTAKDLAQSKANVFVGFPLGGLLSIAIAACATIVLLPRDIEVTSPPRSSCPSPTPAA
- a CDS encoding divalent metal cation transporter, which codes for MIALCFVLVGILAATFGAALETTLSSGYTLAQFFGWSWGKFRRPADASRFHLSMIVCILVAGGILATGVDPIQVTEFSVVFSAVALPLTYLPILLIANDREYMGEHVNGRGMNAIALVLLVIILIASLAAIPLMIITGAGA
- a CDS encoding PRC-barrel domain containing protein codes for the protein MILGDLLGLPVFDAAGERLGFLIDVRFVLDGAVRPDAALAEARIAGFVVSPRTRSSYWGYERTEQTAPALIARFLARRHRGTFLVPWASVARVDRDAVHLVPEHEALDPAL
- a CDS encoding metalloregulator ArsR/SmtB family transcription factor, with amino-acid sequence MAATELTLTPVGEASACCAPLTAEVITSDDAERLARRFKALGDPTRLRLLSIVAASAGQEACVCDLVDPVGLSQPTVSHHLKQLMDAGFLTRTRRGSWAYYRLVPGSLDGVASALLPAGAVSGAAAALAGAPAAV
- a CDS encoding gluconokinase, which gives rise to MAGPEAIVVMGVSGSGKSTIGAALADAIGAAFLDADDLHPDANRRKMAAGVPLDDDDRWPWLDAVGESIGAEHTGGRAVVMACSALKRVHRDRIAAAAGDAHPVFVHLSGSEQLLADRLAARRGHFMPASLLTSQLDALEPLGEGERGVQVENLGEPGEVVARILAALGR
- a CDS encoding MMPL family transporter; translation: MAELLYRLGKFAARRGWVVVASWVVVLAIAAGGFLIGFKGLATSFDIPGTASGEVIEELEGELPDFAGASGTVVFETVDGSPLSDEQQAAISDLADSATGLPDVADVIDPFETEQERADRQQELADGRTELENGRAQLDAGQAQLDAARAQAADGQAQLDAGQAQLDAARAQAEAAGAPEEQLAALDAQQAQLDAQQAQLDAGQAQLDAEQAKLDEGRDELEANAEQLEQGAELLALSDGIRVVSEDGSTALVNVAFTEPRLELPEESKQAVIDHFESEPIDGVEVSFSTDIAQGVPQIVGVGEVVGVVFAAVVLLVMLGSLIAASLPIVTAILGVAIAALGTLAFSGVVQMASVTPILGVMLGLAVGIDYSLFIINRHRKQLLQGAEPHESVGLANGTAGNAVVFAGATVIVALLALNVTGVPFLGLMGTVGAVAVAIAVLIAISLTPAILGLLGTRVLGRRARARIGEEHHEDLDAKPMSTWRAVVTVVATAAALLTIAIPALSMRVGLPDGSSEPVESASYRAFATTEEALGAGANGPLLVAATLPEDLDDDEVLQAQLDVATTLADLDDVVAVAPIAVSDDGTLAAFQVVPAEGPNSQSTEQLVRDIRALPPVDGDITLGVAGQAAINIDVSQNLADVLPLYLVVVVGLSLLIMILVFRSILVPLIATGGFILSLFATFGAVVAVFQWGWGADALGIHTGPILSFLPVILVGILFGLAMDYQLFLASGMREAYVHGAPARLAVARGFRAGRSVVVAAGLIMISVFGGFVFSESTMIRSIGFGLAFGVLVDAFVVRMLLMPALMHLLGRSAWWLPKWLDRIMPDVDVEGAALERRHHVEPTAAPADASTDVPPSARPGL
- a CDS encoding SDR family NAD(P)-dependent oxidoreductase; translated protein: MTPKTLTGDDSIKTWLEHPVGGPIVRDLLAQAGQSPDALRPVSRLALKRLIKLSKGQFSQEMVDDLVARAAAGDVPAGAATDASAEASASTDDAAEPAATEEAAPAGVERPEWVERLDQGRFAGKTVIVTGAGSGIGRATASRIAREGGRVIAVDVSQERLDEFAADHAGAEVVTLVADITDDAAVARIVEAAGERIDGLANIAGIMDDMTPVGELTDAVWQRVMRVNVDGTMKLMRAVVPTMVAQGTGSIVNTASEAALRGSAAGVAYTTSKHAVVGLTKSTAFMYGPSGLRVNAVAPGPTITNIEATFASQLGAERVQLAMTILPDAAEAEALAASITFLLSDDGVNINGVVLASDGGWSAA
- a CDS encoding alpha/beta hydrolase fold domain-containing protein; amino-acid sequence: MAAGRRGAARSEAARIAILRATATLFAARGYDHLTMEGIAAEAGVGKQTIYRWWPSKSALVAETLLEGMLLPDRFTPADTGDVRADLAAWLDVLFDFLADPGNASLLRSLVAAATENEEVGDRLRDSIGAGSLLTARLETARRAGQLRPDAPLAEIVEAMVGPLVLRALSRAPAEDGAAERLVSTVLGPASGAEASGLRVLRDLVYAERPGFRPLALDLHLPADPAGGDRLPLVVYAHGGGWQSGSRREFGPDIDDGFARIAAAGFAVASVDYRLSGEATFPAQVDDIVAALAWLRDHAVELGIDPGRVVLWGESAGATLAALAGLRDGAATAGVVSWYGPTDFIEHARLLGRTDDPDCSEARWFGATVGERPDLAEAASPARQARRRSGDAPPPFFIVNGTADHTVPPSQARALADALQSVGGDVELVLVEGAGHRFEGDIDRDALLSRSLAFAARVSRPRPSSGSGPSA